The segment GATTTGTTCTGCTTTTGGTTCTTTTTAATTGTTGATTAGGTTGTATGGTTACTGGAGTATTACCATTTACCCTTCGGGAGTGCAAAATTGCACTTGCACCGCTACCAAATTAGGAAGACTCTACATCCTGATCTTGTATCACTTCCATCTTGTGTCTCTTCTTCTATCACCCCAcaaacatccctccctccccagcttgGTCACCTCAGTCTTGTGGTCAAAAGTCAGTCATCTGACACTGCCTCCAcctatgttttgtttcttaatgtaCCACTCATGAGTGACCTCCTCAGTGTTGGCCTTTCTCTCCTTACTTATTTCACCTAACAAGACAACTTTAGCTCTTTGTATTGAAGCAACAGGCAAGATTAAATCCTCCCTTTCAATGACAGTTTCCATTGTGTAAAGAGACCACATCTCCTACATTTTATCTAACATCTGCCAGTAGGGTTGTTTGATACCTTGGCCATTGCATTTAGCTCTGAAGTGAATATAGGGAGGGCTACGTCATTTTTAAGTTGTTGTGTTTATGGTAGAGGCCAAGACATGAAATGTCTGGGTAATATGGGAAGCTGTATTTTcactttttgagaaatcttcatactgttttccagagactgaaccagacaacgttctttttattatttttatttttttaatcttttttggggtcaccctcggtgatgcacaggggcaactcctggctcatgcactcagaaattactcctggaagtgctcgggtgGGATATAGGATGGGATATGGGATATGGGATATGGGAtaggggatgctaggaatcgaacccggattggtagcgctcaaggcaagtgccctatctgctttgctatcactccagccctgacaatgTTCCTTTTAATAGTGAATCAGGGTTCAGTTTCCACTGTATTCCTGCCACAGCTGATTATTTCCAGGCTTTTGATATTGGTTACGCTCATTGATATGGAGTGgtattctgtttcattttggtcACAATTCCCTGATAATAAATAACTGTGAACATTTATTTGCATGTCTACTGGCCATCCATGTTAGGCATTCTTGTACCTTTTCTGCTGAGTTGTGTGAGTACTTTATGTATATGAGATAGTAGCCCTTTATTGGATATTTTGTGTGCAACTAGTTTCTTCCATTAATTgagtatcttttaattttagcccatgtttctccTAGTTTTTTAACTTTGACGTCATTTCATGTGCAAAATTCTTgccttttataattaaaaatatagttattcaaataaaaaaaattcagagaaattatCAGTAGAATAGTTGAACTGCCTTTAGTTATTTCAGAAGAAACTGCAAAGAAGAAATTGGATTAAACTCAGAAgcagataataaataaaaattaaattcagaaaaagaattaGAGGTAGTGAGTAGGAGATGAAgaaattatgtttaaataaagaaatctgagtacatatatatttaaaatagaaataggttAACAATCAACTAAGTCAATAGCtatcttcagaaaaagaaaaatcaggtgtATCATATcatggccagggagatagctcaaaggagaAGAGCAGATGCTTGACATGTGGGAGCCTCAGGATAGTTGCCCTGCAAAAACCTTCATGACAATTTTCATGTTCCCTGGCAGATTCATAAGCTCCATGGAGGCAGCAAACCAGACAGGAGCACCACAATTCCTCCTTCTGGGACTCTCCGAGGATCCAAACATGCAGCCCCTCCTCTTTGGCTtgttcctgtccatgtacctggtcacTGTGCTGGGGAAtttgctcatcatcctggccagcATCTCTGATAcccacctccacacgcccatgtacttctttctgTCCAACCTGTCCTTCACAGACATCTGCTTcacttccaccactgtccccaagaTGCTGGTGAACATCCAGAGGCAGAGCAAAGGCATGTCCTACCTCGGCTGCCTGACGCAAGTctactttttaattatatttgctGGACTGGAAAGTTTCCTCCTGAcggtgatggcctatgaccgcttcgtggccatctgccatcccctgcactacacggtcatcatgaacccccgccTCTGTGCCTACCTGGTTCTTATGTGTTGGCTGCTCAGCTTCTGGATTGCCCTGTTTCATACCCTCCTGTTGGCACGGCTGACTTTCTGCGTGGGCACCGAGATTCCACATTTCTTCTGTGAATTGGCTCAGGTGCTCAAGGTAGCCTGCTCGGACACCTTCATCGACCATGCTGTCTCCTACGTGTCCACTGCCGTGATGGGTGTGGTTCCTGTCAGCGGCATCCTCTACTCCTACTCTCAGATCGTCTCCTCCCTAATGCGCATGTCCTCCAGGAAGGGCAAGTCCaaggccttctccacctgtggctcTCACCTCTGCGTGGTCACCTTGTTCTATGGCACGGGCCTGGGTGTGTACCTCATTTCTCCGGCCGCTCACACTTCTGAGAAAAATTCTATTGCTTCGGTGATGTACATGGTGGtgacccccatgctgaaccccttcatctacagcctgaggAACAAGGATGTCAAAGGGGCGCTGGGCAGGCTCCTCAGAAGAGCAATTTCTTATCAGTGAGAGGGTCCCCGGACTATTACTAAGGAACATTGTGACCCCCAAGGCAGATTTAATCAAGAATTTGAAAGTCCTGGGTCATTTTCTCGCCAAGACAGACTTTATTTCTTCTATGCTGGGGTCCTGCAAGTCATTGGATTGAATAGTTGTGCATTTTTCACAATGACATCTGCAATTCTATTTCCCCTTGTTCATGTCTATTTGAATCCCCTCAAGAGCTGTCTTTGGTCAACTTGGCTCATACTCTCTTCTGAGACTTCAgcatgagatttatttatttgtgtgtttgttttggtcatacttggcaatgttcaggggctatttctgactctgaactcagcaataacttctggcaatgctcagggaccatatagggtgctggggatgtaacctaggtcggatgcatgcaaggcaagcaccttacttgctgtaataGCTCCTGTCGTCCCTCACCCCTCTTCCACAGCATGATATTAAAAGTTTTCCTATCAAGTGATGATATTTTTCTCCCAAATGCCAAGTCCAATGATGATGCACCTCAACAAATTTTAATTCTTCTATATCTCGCCCAGAATAAATGATGAGGGAGGAATGGAAGTTTCACCATCGTCACAACATGGGGAAGGCCAGTCAAGACAGGCTTCCTGCTCAAGTGTATGCATGCATGCCCATGTCTTTCCTCAAAAATCTTCCTTGAGACATTTATATGATTGTACTTTTGCAGATaaaagagacagatagagagagactgAGCCAGACTCTTGAGGGCAAGTCCCAAAGTTGCGGTCTCTCTTTTTTTACAACAAACTTAGTGTGGCTTTAAACCTTAAGATAGGAATGTGCATCTGAAACTTGTTCAGATGACTGTTAAGTTTTAAACTGtaaatataaattctaatatGTTGCCTAGGTCTTCATAATCCCACCTtctgtctttcattttattatattttttcttgcacggaagagcctgacaagatccccttggtgtattccatatgccaaatactgtaacaataacagtctcatttccctgaccctgaaagagcttccagtcattgggaaagacgagtaaggagaggctgctaaaatctcagggctcgacaaatagagatgtaacttgtgcccgctcaagcaaattgatgaacaatgggatgacagtgagactgatatttttcttatcactgaatcactgtgaggtctGAGAGCTTCCTAACCATGCCTGAATGCTCAGGGACAGTACTCTGAGATAGTCACCAATTTGGATCAAGGTTTGAACAGTAATGCGGCCCTCCCTGGAACCTCACTGGGGGAACCATCAGggctacctggcagtgctcaggaattagtcctggctctttgcttggggATAACACCTGGCACTCTGTGGCTGGTGATAGAAATGGGGTTAGCTGCTCACAAAAcaagaaacttttgttttttgaattgaatcaccgtgagctacagttacatagctttcatgtttgagtttcagtcacacaatgtttgaacatctatccctccaccagtgcacattttccaccaccaatgtttccagtatccctccctcacaacccacacctccccctgtctctctggcaGAGAATTTCCCTCTTACTATCCCTCtatgtttgggcattatggtttgaaatacagaaactgagaggtcatcatgtttggtcctttatatactctcagcacacatctcccatcccagtgatccttccaaccatcattgacttagtgattccttctgtattccagctgcctttccccccaatcttatttatttatttatttatttatttatttatttatttatttatttggtgaatcaccatgggggtacagtaacagatttacacattttcatacttgtgtttcccatATCCCCTCCACTCCcgccatctctgtggcagggaattcccttttgttctctctctttttgggtgttgtggtctgtaataggggtattgaccggccatcgtgttcaatctatagtctactttcagcatgcatctgtTCTCCCGAgggggtcctccaaccagagattacttgatgttcccttctctatctgaactgcattttcccctagcatgtgaggccagcttccaagccatggagccaacctcatggtccttatttctactattcttgggtgttagtctcctactctgttattttatattccacagatgtccCCCATCTTTTAGGcgggcttccaaccgtggagcagtccttctggccctgtctctactatccttgggtgttagtctcatatgttatttcatattccacaaatgagtgcattgaTTCTATgaatgtccctttctttctgactcatttcacctagcatgatactctccatgttcatccacttatacccaaatttcatgacttcatctttcctaacagctgcatagtattccattgtgtagatgtaccaaagtttcttcaaccagtcgtctgttctgatgcactcaggttttttccagattctgtaaAACAAGAAACTTAACCATTGGACTATCTCTTGAGCTCAAGACtccaaattttaataattgttgAGTAGATTAaggagaaatatattattttctgttcATGGGAATAGAAATTGGCACAGTCTCTAATTTATTGGGGGGatcatcaagaaataaaaactgcCCCTACAAGATGAGTCAATTCCTCTTCTGGATATTAACGCCAAGAGAACAAAGACACGAGTTTAGAGTTAGATAACGCACCGCTCTGCAAGCCATTTGGGATGGCTCTACTGAGACCCTCACAGACTTCGCTGAGGCTGTTGACCTCTCTTACCTCACGGGAAGTGCAGTCTGGCCACCTACCCCTGGGGCAGCAGCTTCTGGAGACTTCTCATCAGGTCTTACACGTGCAGTCCTTTCAGTGAACTAACCACGACAAGCAGATGCTGTCCCTCTGTGTAAACACAGGCTCACTGCTTCTCAGTTTCAGATCTGAGTTCCAGACTTGAGGAAAAGAGGACCAAGGTCCCCGTGTGCCGACGGAATGCTGTGCCTCTGCAAGGAACAAGGCAATCCTGCAATTTGCTagaacttggatggaactggaagatatcctgTGATGTGGAgttagccagaagaagaaagacaaatgcagcataattttacttatttaaaataaccagatgaggaaatgcaatgtagTAAAGTGGGAACTACTAGATCTTCCTTGACTCAGGGCTataaggagaaggacagaggaagaaagaaatctaCAGGGAGCAGTTAAGTAAGACGAGGTGGAAGGGGAATATTTTGAAGGGCAGGGTCAAGGGCCTTGCGTACATGAGATGTATTGAGATGTGGTACAGCTACACattcaaaccacagaatcaacaacaccaAATGCAGGAGATCCTTCATTCTACAACAAGCAAACTTAACTACAACAAAAAAACTTAACAATGTGCCTGCCAAAGAGACAGCAGGAGATTggtatggggtgggagggaacctgggacaccaGTGCTGGTATTGgaggtggaacattgtatgcctgaaactcaactgtgGAGAACTTTATGAATCTTTGGtgtctcaaaattttttttcaaaaagaaaaaaaaatcatcccatTAACAAAAGGTCCCCATGGACTAAAtctgtccctcccacccagcccaacccagcagtgttgggatcatctggggtgctgtGTATCGAACCCagttgtctgtatgcaaggcaagctccctccccactgtactatctctctggctctccctaTGAGGAATCTTTTCATGCATGATAAAATACTTGTTGTTTTGTGCCACTGACTTTGGgttgattttatttacttataaagtttttaatagcatattttttaatagcatgattttaaattaaaacattaaattaaatcacagtgaatcACATAattacaacgttgttcatgattttcagctataaaatggctccaacaccatcccttcacagcacacatttcccaccacccaaatgtccccaatttcctgccccctccactgcagcctgtctctatgacagacacttttcttttcttcctttttttttctatttgggtcacccccggtgatgctcaggggttactcctggctctgcactcaggaatcacttctggaggtgctcaggggaccatacgggatgccagggattggacccgggttggctacgtgcatgACAAacatgcaaggctgtactattgctctggtccctgacagacacttttcttctctctgtctctgtctctctcctctcaacttccattttttccctcttagGCACAgttgtttgcaatactgttactgttactgaaagggtatcatgcatattcCTGCGCCTTCTTCTGgagctcagttcttgtccagagtgatcatttccacccattattgtcatagtggtcccttctgtctCTGAAATAATAGCAGAATCTTGGGCATTAAATGCTTCTTCCCCaagttcatcactgtcatcaacAACCCTTGCCAACAATCTTCTTTTTCTCCACCACCCTCTGTAGcatactcatttattttaattttcttcttattgttTGGTCACAGACTTTGAACAGTGTTGCATCTCAGAACTTTGATGTACATAGTCACCTTAACTCTAAACCACAAAAACTGGGGTGATTTTTATGCCAATATCAGAAGTAAGAAATATCAATTGTgggaagaaacaaagaaggaaagaaagagagaaaaagggagaaaagaaaggaagcacAGATGACAAAGAATAAAGCAGCCTAGAAAAATTCTTTAGGCATTTTACTCCTACCAATCATTCAAATGATATAGCTTTCCAGTCCACATTCCTACTATGAAGTTTAAAACTACAATATGATTGGCATGAAAAAGTATGACAGAAACATTAGATTCAGTGTGGGCATGCCCTGTGAGAGTCCAGTTCAGTCTCTCTCCTTCATATGAAAAGTGGGGCAGAGAAGAAGAAATATTGCAAAATTAtgctttgaagaaaaataaattcatccaTGGCAACAGCATGCAGTGACTTGATCAGAATTCCCTTCATGACGAGGAGGGTATAATTCCAGGcctccccaccccatttctcAGGGGAGTCACAGGCAGAATTCAACTTAGTGGAGGACATTATCACTTGGGTGGATATTGGGGGTATCGCTGCCGTCATTGGGTACGAAGGCTTCATTTCAGCATTGGGAATCTTTGGAAAAGACATGAGCCTGAGATGACCAAAGAAACAGCATTAGGAGCTTCAAGTAGtgaagaaaaagagggacatgGAATTGCAGAGGGGGTGAGAGAAAATAC is part of the Sorex araneus isolate mSorAra2 chromosome 2, mSorAra2.pri, whole genome shotgun sequence genome and harbors:
- the LOC101549036 gene encoding olfactory receptor 7D4-like, with translation MTIFMFPGRFISSMEAANQTGAPQFLLLGLSEDPNMQPLLFGLFLSMYLVTVLGNLLIILASISDTHLHTPMYFFLSNLSFTDICFTSTTVPKMLVNIQRQSKGMSYLGCLTQVYFLIIFAGLESFLLTVMAYDRFVAICHPLHYTVIMNPRLCAYLVLMCWLLSFWIALFHTLLLARLTFCVGTEIPHFFCELAQVLKVACSDTFIDHAVSYVSTAVMGVVPVSGILYSYSQIVSSLMRMSSRKGKSKAFSTCGSHLCVVTLFYGTGLGVYLISPAAHTSEKNSIASVMYMVVTPMLNPFIYSLRNKDVKGALGRLLRRAISYQ